The genomic DNA GTATAATTGTTAGGAAAAAGATGAGTAGGATAGGCATGAAAAGGTTAACAATGACTTTGTTAGAGTGATGGAAttatgtgttttctgttttctgttaacTTTTCCTTATTTCCACGATTATCAGCAGTGACTACTTGcttttataatgagaaaaataaaaacctactGGCCTATTCACAAGTCTCTTAATGAGTTTACTGCCTTTTGCTTTCAGCCTCCCACCAGCCTCTTTCTAAAAGGCCACCCTCCAAAATGCTGGGCTCTGCCCCAGACAGGTAAAGGCCAGACACAGATAATAACCCCAGAAGTCTTCTGGGAGCCTTGCCAGGCAGGGGGGTGATTCCTGGTGAACTTCCTATTTAAAGCAGGAGGAGCCCTGGGATTACAAGACACCCCTTTGAAATTTCTGAGCCAGAATTACGATTCCTTGTCATCTTCTGGCTCTTTGATTTTGGCATAGTCATTTAACTCTTTGAGGGGTcattcctcacctataaaattaGGAGCTGGTGATTGCTGATATTTGTAGGAGGCTTTACTGTGTGTTAAACACTGCTCTAAGCATTTACATGCATTAACTTATTCAACCCCCTCATTAACCCTGCAAGGTATGTAGAGcattattgccattttacaggTGCAAAAATTGGAACATAGAAAGGTCTCAGATAATTCACCTGCATTCACACAATCGGAAACGAGTCAGGATTTAAATTTAGTAATCTTTCTGAATGGCCCAAGGTCTCATTTGTGATGTTATAAGGACAAAAAGGGCTAATAAACAGCACAGTGTTTCATGAACTGTAAAGGGTAAATATCCATTGTGGAAACACAACGTACTCCACTTTTGAGAAGAAGGAAACCCCAAGAGACAGAGTGGTTGGCAACCAGCAGTGACTGGCTACTCCCTGGGCCCTGTGGGTGCGGTGGGGGATGCCCAGGATGGGCAAATGGGCCACGATTCTACCTGCTTTAAACTGGTGACCTTCCTGAATATCAGTGATCTGTTTATTCCCCATAccctctccctcaccctcctcaAATTCAATCAAGTTGGAGCAGTCTTTAGAACTCCTGACTCTCTGAAAAAGACAAGGCCGTCTGCATCATCAAATCAAAGGGCCTTTGCAAAGTTTGAGGTGAGCCTGGCACCTGGAGCTTCAAGAGCTTCAGGCCAGGGGAGCTTTGAGTCACTGGAGAAGCTGCTCCACATGATGGAAAAAAATTTCATCTCTGAGGATTGTTGACAAACTGTCAATTTGTCCCAGATTTCAAAATGGAGTTAACTGGACAGCAGAAATTGTCACATATGTGTGAGAGTTTATTGCCATGCATGCCTCGCAGCTGGGATATGCTGCGTTTGTGAGtgtgtacgctctgtttgtgccCAGAAACATTACCAGGCCTCCCTGGACTTCAGGCCAGCAGCCATGGCCCTAGACATGGTTCTAGACATTCATCAAATGTGTATTTCATTCCAGACCACACATGAACTGTTTATCAGAAAGGATCCACTATACATGCCCAATGGCATGAAAGAGGGTAAACTGGAGGGCAAGCGttcatttcttgggtctctccaGGGCCATTTTGAGTACCTTGAAGTAGATGGTGTTGACCAGCACGAGAACAGTGAACTCGTCGATGGCTTCCGGGGGAATGACGTCAGTGATGCGCCCTTCAGTCTTGTTAGCTATCCACTTGTTGATGGTCAGTCTGGACTCCTCTGCCTTTTCCTGTGGAGAACAGGAAACAAAGCTGCCTTAGTCTTAACCTGTGCTATTCGACTGGCTTCTCCATTTCCCTGTGTACCAGCTCATCTTATTCATCATCCCTCTGTCCTTTCCCACTTGTTGGTTAAACCACCAATCTAACCCAGATCGGGGAAATCTTACATACCTAGTATAGGGCCATGAATCTTCCATATAGTTAATGAATTtaacaggaggaaaaggaaatgaaagagaggtAGGAAGAAATAAAGGAACATAGAAGGAGAAAATAgtctgggaaaaagaaaacaaaatattacctTCTCTGACTGGAAACCTGAACTCTTGAGGTTCAGGTTTCCAAAACATGTTCTATGGGAAGCAGATGAGTACTGCAAGGGTTGGGGGGCAGGAGGGATGCCTGTGGTAAAAATGTTTGAGGAATGctcattgaataaagccaatagTTCTTTGTTGTAGGACTTCTCAGAAAACTCCGTAGGCATTAAGCCCATCTGCCTCATGAACCTCTAAGAGGAGACTCTCACATGCACTATACACCAATTTTATTTGACCATGGtgaatttaagaaattaaattaacAAAGATATCTTATAGGACTGGCATGTCCAGAATAGTTTTtggtatatatttgaaattattcatACAACTTTTTCAGAGCAGCTACTACAATCTAAGCTCTAGATACCACTGATTTCCTAGGTTCTGAGCAAAAAGAGAAGACAGTATTCTGGGGGTTCTGACTGACTGATAGCCCACCTGCCTTCAACCAGCAAAGCAGTGTTCATTTGCATCCTGTTTCTATACCTCCTCAATTTCTGGGTGCAGAAGAAGAACTCTGAGGTCAGGGATAATAGCTGCCACTCACCTTGAAGTCCAGGGGCTGGAGCTTGGCTCCATATACCACCTCACTGATGTCCTGATAGGTCTCATTGAAGATAAGGGATTTGTCTCCAAAAAGGCGGTTGGCGGATACCAACTCGGAGGATTTGTTGGCTTTTCGATACAGTCGGCAGTTCAGTTTGGCAAAGAAAAAGTGGACCTGGTCAGATGTTTTTTCAGAGATGGTATCAAACTTAAAAACCTgtagaaaccaaaagaaaacagtGGTGGTTCTGGTAGGGCGGCCTGGCTAACATGCGTAGAGAGCACACCAGCCGGCCGCTGACCAAGAGCCACCTtcaagcccagggcctggcacagcatAAATGCTCAGCTCATGTTTTCTAAACACATAAATAGATAAacgaagggaaaaaaatataggaaggagaaagtgaaagagaaacacagagagaCTGGGATACCACCTACAGTTTTTGAAGGGCTCTAGACCTGTACATAAACGTTTCCTTGGCTGCCCCAGTAAGGAGGCTGGGAAAGAAGGCTTTGGACTGTACCTCCATTAGCTGCTTGAGGGTGTTGTCACAAGCACCCAGCTTGGTCATAGCAAAAGCTGTGGAGATACTCAGGGGTGACAGGAAAATGTTGTCATTGTCATTCTTGGAGTCAGCCAGGTGCTGATAGAAATCGGTGGCAAATCGGGAATTGGCCTTGGACAGTTCCCAGACCCGCCGGTTGGTGGCCTCAGGGACCTTCTGCTCGGAGCCCTCCTCCTCAGTCACCTTCTTCTCTGGGGAACGGTAAATGCACATGGGATTCACAGGGATGTCCCGAGGTTTGGCTGTGCAGATGTCCTCCACAGGGCTCCCGTGACAGGTCACAGTCACACAGCCCCAGAGGCCAATGAGCAGTAAGGAGATAAGACATGTCCTCCTATAAGGGACAGAAAGCTGAGTTAAGCTAGGCTGGGAGTTCCCTACCCCACTGCCCATCACAGATGTGCCCTTGTAAAGCACAGAATTCCAGCCCACCTGGTGTGGCCAGGGGGAGGGCCAAAACTCTTTCAGAGCACTAGGGCCCAGTCCTGGACTCTTTGCAGGTGGGTAATTATATTTGCCTGGACACAATCATGTTGAAATTGGAATCAACTATTGCTTCATGGTTATCAGAAGTATTGTGTGCACAGGCCATGTGCTGGGAGAAATAAGGAAGGTCAAGCTTCCAGTTGGTGAGATGGGACATACGGAAAACAGGCAGGGACCTTTCATGCCCAGTGAAGACttaggagaggaagaggaggcatTTAGAGAAGCTGCTTAGGATGGAATTGAACCTGGATGATAAAAGGTGGGAAGGATTTTGATTGATGGAGCAGAGATTTCAGTAATACACACGGGTGAGAAGGAATGAATGAGGCACAGCACCACCTATGTGCTGAAGTCTCTAGACTGAGCCTAACACTTCCACTGAGCGCCACACAGCTGTGTGCTGAACAATGCCCCCTGAATGTCCTGCAGATTCCTGAGATACAGCAAACTGCACTGGTCTTGCTCACCCACACACCTGCTTCTCCTTCTACCTCGTCCAATTCAGCAAATGGGTCCCCCATGCACATTGTTATCTAATCCAGAAACCGGGGAGTCACCCTGGGGGTCCCCCTCTCACCTTCTCCATTGAGTCAGACCCTAGATTCGATTAAGTCTGTCTCCTGGCTCTCTCACTGCCTAGCTCAGGCCCTGTTCAGTTTCTGTTGGCTGGAAATTTCAATATCTTCCAACATGGGTTCCCTAAAGGTAAACGAACCTAagctcacattttaaaaaatgagatcatGTGCTTGGCAAATTAGAAGAATTGTGGTACCCCGTTAAGCAAACCAAGAAAGAAACTCTCATAATATTTTTATAGATAAGACAGAGTGGGCAGGGCCTCCCTCAGGCCGACTTGCGTTCCCGGGGGTTGGAGAAGGGAGTCTGTTTGTGGTCCTGCCTCTCAATCTCCCCCGGCAGGAAAGACAGACACGGAGTATGAAGGGCTCGCCGAGGAGGTCGGCTGGGTCAGCGTGGGGCCGGCTGGAAGCTGGGGCTGGCGGAGGGGTTCTCGGTGATCCGAGGCCCACTCTGCATCCCTTTCAGGAGGCACATCCGGGACACAAGCAGACGCCCTGGCGTGGGGAGTGGATATGGAACGTAGGGTGAGGAAGCAGAAGGAAAACCTTGCTGTCATGTCTTTCCACTTTCTTCCTCAGCTACAAAGTGGAGGCCGAGGGAATGGGGAGCTCTCTGCGCACAAAGGAAAACCAAGGTGGTTAAGCCACAGCCCACATCGAGCCTCCTAGAACAACCCAGATCAAGGGGGAGTGTGGTGGTGTCAGGGGAGGAAGGAATCTCAGAGGAAAGGGAACAGAGCTGCCGTCCGGGGTCAGAGGTCGCTGAGATCTTGGAGGTGAGCAGCCGAGGGGAAAGAGGAGCTGCAGCAGAGTCAGGAGGGCCTCAGAGGTTACGTGTCCCCTAGCGCCGGCGCTGGCGGGCCTGGGAATGCCCCGGAGCGGCCCTGGTTGCCGTGGGGGCTGGTGCAGCATCCGCACAGGAGGGACGATGACATTCCTCTGTTTCTTGAGCTGAGGAAAAGCCTAGGTGTGGCTTAGGAAAAGCGTCACCCTGAGAGCGAgagcagggtgggtgggagggcgcCGGGTTTGACGTCTTCCAAAAGAGTCTTTGTGACTACCAGGAGACACCTGGTCTTCTCGAAGGTTTCGAGGTCATGCTCAGAGTCCTTCAGAGGTCAGAACCCCCAGGAGGGCACGTGAAGGGGAAGGTGGCCCCTCTTACCTTTTTGCAGCAGCTACAGTTCCCATCCTGTTGGAAAACATGGTCGCTAGTCTTTCACAGGCTGGGCGAGTGGAGATAGTGTGGTCTGAGGCAGTCCCTCTGAAAACTGGTTCTTTCCTCCAAATCTGGCTGAGGTTCCAGAGGCCAAGGTGGGGGAGGGAGCTGGTGAGGAGGGAGGATGAGGTCAAAGGCTGATGACCAGCTCCCAGGGTTAAGCAAAGGGTAGAGCCCACTGTTGTTTAATTAGCAGAGAGGTTTTAAAGTTCAGTCAGGTCCAGGGAAAGCAAGGACACCTTCCTTCCCCATCCTCCCTCACTGGCTTCTTCATCTTTATAGAAAAGGAGGGGGAGAACATGTTCACAAATTCAAACTTGGTCAGAAAGTGGCTTGGAGAGAacttggcaggatttttttttttcctggctaaCCAAACCAGGAGGGAGAAAACAGGTGAATACAACTAGCCAGGGTGACTGTCCAGACACATGTAGCCTTCTTTCTGCTCGCTGCAATGTCCTCTCTTTCTCAGCTTTTAGGGAAAGAGCCTGTGTTATCTAGTCAGAGTGGAGAGAAGAATATTCCGAAATGAGATGCCAGCTTCATGCCTCTGAGTGCTGACATGTTTGTGACCCAGAGCAGGACACACACTGGGTGCACCTGTGGACCACAGATGGCACCATTCCCTGCTCAGCCCTGCATGATGAGTGGGGAGCACGGGACCAGGGGCCTCGGGGTGCTTGTCAAGGTTATTTCTAAGGTGGATGAGCTGATCGGGAGATGCTTGGTGAAATTCTGCTGGGGGACCAGGAGATGGAGTGTGAGGCAGGTGCAAAACCTACGGGCAACTGGTGAGAATTCTTTAAAAGCAAACGCACTGAATTCTATTTCTTGGTGTGTATTgctacttttacttttttttggtattggGGAGATAAAACAAATTCAAACTAATGGAGATAAAGGGcagatttgtttatattttcctcGTCCTAAACAGCCAAAAACAGTGTCAGAAGGCCTGCTGCAGCAGTATACGCTGGCTAAGTATGTTGCCTTCTGTGTGACTGAAGACTCCTGGAAGCTAGTGCAGTCACAGGAATTCTAGAGTTCTTTAACTGTTCTAGTTTAAGGGGACTCCAGTCAGGGGAGACACACAGCAATCACATAAAtaatcaatatatttaaaatatgtatgtaaatagCATGCCAGTCAGGTGTTAATGGAGAAAAATCCATCAGGGAGAGGGGATAGAAAGTGATGGGGGAGGTGGAGAAGTTACCATTTTGGAAAGAGTGGCAGGAAAGGTCTCCTTAGTGAACTGACATAAAGGGACCAGaatgaaaggagggagggagccaaTAAAAATATTAGGAAAGAACTGCCCACATGGAAAAATGGACAGAGACCCTGAGACAGGAACAAGCTATTAGGGTTTGTAGTTGTTAGACTTGTGACTTGCAAAGGAGGTCCTTGGaggagggcaggtgagggggaCCCTGCATAAGTGGTGCAGGTGGTCTAATGAACATGTGCAGGAAAAAAGATAAGGGTGCAGACCACCTGCCTTGGTAGTTAAGGACATGCATCATGGGTTGGGTTaaatttttccattcatttgttgagccATATGATCATTTAGTTAACAGACAGTGAATAATGCCAGTATGTATCAGGCATGGAGCTGAGTCTGGGGACAGAAAGATGACTTCACCCTTCATGCCCCATGCTTCATAGCAGAAGCCAGACATGAAGATAAAAGTCCCAATCAATGCCAGTGGTCATATGACTTAAAGTATGCACAGGGAGAGCACATAGGAGAGTCTGGTCAATGGAGCTGGGGCAGGAGTCGGGAAAAAGATCAGGAGGTGACAATGTTAAAAGAACTTTGTAAGACtaagacttaaaaattttttttaaatttcagattaatagaaaagtttcaaaaacagtaaaaaatattCTTATAAACCCTTCACCTAGAATCCCCAAATTTTAACTTTgttaaaacattattattttactgcacttccttttcattttctttctccatcatatatatatgtgtgtgcttataatacatataatacacattatttttctgTACTGTTTAGAAGTTGCAAATATAATGTATGTTTATTCCTAAATAGTATAAATTTCCTAAAAACAAAGATAACTCCTTACAAGACCACAAGTACAGTGATCAAAGTCAGGAAATTGATACTGATACAGTACAAATCTATAAGTCTTTTTATAAATTTACCAATTGTTGCACTAATGTTTCTtatagcagtggttctcaaacttttggcCACAGGATCCGTTTAGAACTTGCTAAATaacatataaatattattattaaaagagTTACATATTAAAATAGTTTGGACTTTACCCACACACTGAAAGGTGTTGGGAATGCCCTGGCCACAACTTAGGAAACATTGATTTAGTAGTGCCAAGTGAAAAAGAAACTCTGTGTTTTCCCTTCTCCTGGTCTAGGAtcacacattgcatttagttgtcatgtctctttatTTAGTGCCTTCTAGTTTGGAACAGTTGCTATCTTTTGTCTTTTACGACTTTGGCATTTTTTTGAATCTAGACTAAAAAGTCTCTCAATTTATGTATGTATGAGGTTTACTTAGGATTACATAGAAATTGGACTTTCTTTTGGCAGGAATACTACAGAAGTAATATTGTTTCCTTCTCCGGGCATCATATCAGGATGTTAATTTGACCCATCACAGGTGATATTAACATTGATAATGTCTGCCAAGTTTCTTTCTCTGCTGTCAAATtataatttttccctttttattaatTATCTTATGGGAAGATACTTCAAGAGTATGTAAATATGTTGTTTTTCACCAAACTTTCACCTGCTAATTTTGGCATCCCTCAATGATTCTTTGCAAGACTTCAAAGCACTGTACTTTCCCTGTTAGGTTTCTGCTGCACTTTTCCCATCTGATTTCCTAAAAAAGGATTATCACTAAAAACTCTTAGTATTAAAAGATGAACTAAGTTAGATGGTGCACTCTCTTGCTAGAGTGTGAGAAAATAGGCCCTTTCATCCATTGCTGCTGAGAATACAATGTATAACCTTTTGAAGGGAAATTTGGCGATACCAAAATTACAAATGAATTTGCACTGGAATCTCACTTCAGGATATGTATTCTGGATATCTGTACAGGTATCAGTGAGATTACCAACTGGAACCCGATTTGTAACAGCAGATTAGAAACAACTTCCCTCTGCAGGGGACAAGTTAAGTAAACCGAGGTACATCCCCACTCTGAAAACtatgccaaaaataaaaaaaggagatGCTTGCTATGTACTGAAATGGAAGCTTTCCAGGATGATTCATGGAAAGAGCAAGCCGCAGAGCAGTGTTTATAGCATGTTACCTTTTGTTTCACAAAGCAGGGTTGATCTGGGTGAGGGCTGGACAGACAGgagtgggaaaaaaaattgtCAATATGTCGCTGCaccttcttcattttctctttctggacATGTCAATGTGTCACCTATTCAAAAAGGTCTTGACTGTCAGCAACAAGGGTGTCGGTGTTGTATTCCAAGAAGCTTGGGGTGAGAGGAATGCCAGGATATGACGAAGAGGAACTAGAAGCAGGTGAGCCGCTGGCTTGTgacaaaggagaaagaaggaatgaCAGAAGCCCAATTCAGTGTctggaggtggaacagaggtgtTTAGGTTTTCCTTGCCTGGTCAAATAATTTCTAATGGCTCTTAGGATATTCCACTATAATTTAACCATTACTTCATATCAGCTTAGGCCAAATTCTTTAAATCTTTGAATATAACAATAATAGGTGTCATTTAGAAACACTATATACAAGGGTctatgctaagtgctttacaggCATTAGACTATATAATTCTTTTGTGAGCTCTACCAGAAAGTTATTAATATGCCTagtttacaggtgagaaaatggcTATCCACAAGGGCTAAGAACTtgccataaatgacagatcttagCACAGCTGAGATTCAAATGCTTGTCTGCCTGTCTCACAGGTCTTGTACTACATGATAATGATGAACAGATGTCCATGTCTTCCTTGCTTAAAATTCAGTGTCCAGTTGCTTTCTAGGGGCAGGTCCTACCATATGTCCCCATGTGGTTCTTCTCCTCGAAGGTGGCTATCAAGTTTGTTCCCGCAAAATCCAGGGCTCAGAAATGAACCCAGGGTCCTACCACCTTTTTCAGTAAATACCCGTATTGTATTGTAAAGCATTTGTCTCTGATGCACATTCCAAATGAGATTTTCAGTAGATTTTCAGCTGGTGTTTTGGAGTCTTTTTAGTTTCTCATTCTCATTAAACACAGTTCCTTTTGGCTTTCACTGTCTAGGTTTTGATGCCACCAAATCCCTTTCCTCTTGGTTCATCTTAGACTGGttagatgagaaaaagaaatagagctTGTATGCTGGGCGAACTAATCTGGGTATCTcgccttacacacacacacagtcatcaGTATTCTATAGTGTTTTAATAACTCTGTATATTTAAATCAAACTTCATGGAAAAGTCTAACCCTTTCTGGAGGCAGGCTTAAGAAATTTTATCAAGTAgaagtttttgaatattttctacTTCTGCATCGCActatttttctttgctctgagtgGAAACAAGGTTGAAAACGATCTTGGagggcctctgctctgctgtatCTGGGAAAGACTTGAGGAGCCATGGGGTGGATGGAATGTAGCATTCCATcatcctcttttttaaaaaaagtacttcCTTCAAggtcattaataaaattaaaaaattcctcTTTCCGTTGCCCTGCCTCTAGTGTGAGGAGTAACTCCTCCATGCAGGTAATTCAGGTGGCTCCCACCCTTGCCTTCTAGCCTGGGCTGTTCCAGTCTTTGGATCCAAGAGTTAAGACCTTGGCAGAGGACAAATAGTAGAGCTGAGCTCTTGCTGTGGTTACTCAGTAACTCTTCGACAGAAATTTGGGGCAACATctaacacaaaaaaaaacaaaattgtctCCAACTCTCCTGGATTTCTAGTTTACTAGGCAGCTATGACATTTTAATTAAGgtgaaataaaatttatcaaaataaatcCTACATTATCATCTGGCAGTTTTCAGGTGAGACTGTCAAAGCATTTCATGGGAATTTGTCCAAATTCTCACAACGGTAAAAAGTTCAGTTTTGGTTTCAGGGAAACCATatcacaacaaatatttattgaacatgggCAGTGCACATGCCACTGAGTCTTGAATGCactaagtactcagtaaatatttgtgtttcAAGAAATCCAGGCTCAGAGTGGTTTTGCAGACTTACAAATAGTAAAACACTTTAAATTATCTCCCAAGTGGTAAGTTAAGATTAAGTAAAAACACTTATCCAGAGGAACTGACATCTTGCATAAACAGAAACACTGGGCAAGGATATTCTTGGGTGCCTCAGTAAGAGAGCTTCATGGAGTCAAAAGCCATTGCTTCCACATTAGTTTAGGAAGTTGTAGGTGGTGAGAAAGAACTAGAGAAgacagggcagaggcagaggtaGTGGGAGAAAGTTCTCTGGAGAGAAAGGGGGTGGGTTGGACAGATCCAGACCAACAGGAAGAAACTCACAGTAAAGCTAAAGCCAAGGGTGTGTGTTTTCATAAGCAGAGGCCAATTATGTGACAAGCAGTAAGGGATGCTGTAGCACATTTGAGAAAGTCCACTGAGGGCTGAGGTAGAAATGTAGGTCTAGGAGTGAATGCAATTTAGCAGCTTTTATCCCATCAGGACTCAAACTGGTTTCAGGCCCTTCCCAAAGGCTGGAACTGAAGACCCACAGAGGCTGCTGCCTGGGAACAGGCTGTTCTAACCTTGAACAGAAACCTCCAGGAGTCGCATCACAGGTGGCTGCAGGAGTTCAGGCAACCAGGAGATGGTGCTGGAGGCAAAACCCTGGAGATGCTTGCAGAGGAATGGACCAGCCCATTCTGGAGAGGCAGCCTGAGCTTTGGCCTAGGTGCAGTTCAGGTGCCCTAGCTTTCTTCTAAGGATAACAAGAGACTCAGTTAGACGATGAGGGAAAGCGGGGAGACTGGAGAAAATCAGAGAGCACCTTTTGGATGTTAATAACCTGAATGTCTTTAGACTTGGGAGGATAGGAAGGTGATGATAAGCTGAGAAGGCTGTAGGTTTTCCTTGAACCTGAGTATTTTCAAGGGCTTTGATGCTGCAAAGGTACTACTATTTTCCCCCCTATAATCTGATACCATAGGAACAGACCTAGTGCTTGTCAAGGGAACCAGTGCTTGGTCAGGCAGCTGACTGGTACCACCCCTGGGGGTTTAGTAATGCCAGTCATGCTGGTGCCATCTGTCCTCAAGTTATGGCTCAATTACACCGTCTCAGAAATTCCTCCTGCTCTTCATGCCATTGTTCTAGTGTTGGCcctcattatttcttctaagtCTATTGCAACAGATTCACAACCAGGCTCTCCACTCAGGCCCTATTTTACTTCAGATCACAATGATCACATCTCTCTCTGGCTTATAACTGCTATAGGATGAAACCCAGTGAGTCAGAATAGCTCACAAAGCATTCCAAGACCTGGCCTCAATCAAAGTTTTCTAGCTCCTCGGAGTACCAGCACAGGCTACATTCTTTCATGACTACGTGCGCTCCGGGGCTTGGAGTCTCTGCTCCCAACCTTGCTCACCATATAAAGCCTTCTCTACCTTTCAGGATCGACTCTGCAGATGCAAATACTTTTCTAAATCACCTTGCTTCTCTTGGCTCTACACTTTCCTTTAAGCAACCCAGGgagtgttaatttatattttatatctcaCTCATTTCCTAATTCTGATCGGCACAAACTGGATCTTTTTGCATCCAAAATTGCCTATCACACAGAGCCTTATTACTCAAGGGTGGACTTTGGATAAACTGTGCCGGCCTCACCTGGGAGCATGTTAGATCATctcaggccccactccagacctgTGGAAACAGTCTAACTGCACTGGAACAAGAGCACCAGGTGAAATGTATGCACATTAAATTTGAAAAGCACCGACATGGAAGTTATCCATAAATATGAATAATCAGCACAGATGCGATCACGATCCCTCATCCTCCTTACAACCCTTTCTTGGGTTTCACTTACTTTCAGAATAAAACCCAAACATGGTCTCAGGCCACTGTCATCTGGCTCTGCCTCATCTCAAGCCACTCTCCCTCCCTTTAGCCTCACCAACCTTCTTCCAGTTCCCATAACATAGGGGTTTTTGAGCAGATTTCACACAACCTGTTTTCTCTGACCAGGCATGTCAGCTCTCCAGcaccctctcc from Manis pentadactyla isolate mManPen7 chromosome 9, mManPen7.hap1, whole genome shotgun sequence includes the following:
- the SERPINC1 gene encoding antithrombin-III: MFSNRMGTVAAAKRRTCLISLLLIGLWGCVTVTCHGSPVEDICTAKPRDIPVNPMCIYRSPEKKVTEEEGSEQKVPEATNRRVWELSKANSRFATDFYQHLADSKNDNDNIFLSPLSISTAFAMTKLGACDNTLKQLMEVFKFDTISEKTSDQVHFFFAKLNCRLYRKANKSSELVSANRLFGDKSLIFNETYQDISEVVYGAKLQPLDFKEKAEESRLTINKWIANKTEGRITDVIPPEAIDEFTVLVLVNTIYFKGLWKSKFSPENTRKELFYKTDGESCSVSMMYQEGKFRYRSVAEGTQVLELPFKGDDITMVLILPKPEKSLAKVEQELTPEVLQEWLEELAETLLVVHMPRFRVEDSFSVKDQLQDMGLVDLFSPDKSKLPGIVAEGRSDLYVSEAFHKAFLEVNEEGSEAAASTAIGIAGRSLNPNRVTFKANRPFLVLIREAALNTIIFMGRVANPCVN